The following coding sequences are from one Phycisphaeraceae bacterium window:
- a CDS encoding UbiX family flavin prenyltransferase, whose amino-acid sequence MTPPSTPPPRPPHPVRPGHPSPNGAPGPGAASPPRAHGRRFVLGVSGASGAAYALRLLEQMLLGGAEVHLVVTDYGRRLLFDEAQVTHVDFATLCPGITDAHAAQRLVIHPNKDVGAVIASGSFLHDGMVVMPCSSSSLGAIATGSGNNLLCRAAMVTLKERRPLILCHRETPLSLIDIDSMRQVTLAGGIVCPTNPGLYLNPTSINEIVDFMVGKVLDLLKVEHSLSTRWSEATRPSGEPRHVR is encoded by the coding sequence ATGACTCCACCCTCGACCCCCCCTCCCCGCCCGCCCCACCCGGTCCGTCCGGGCCATCCATCGCCCAACGGCGCGCCCGGGCCTGGCGCCGCCTCCCCGCCGCGGGCGCACGGCCGCCGGTTCGTGCTGGGGGTTTCCGGGGCCTCCGGCGCCGCCTACGCCCTGCGGCTGCTGGAGCAGATGCTGCTGGGTGGGGCCGAGGTGCACCTGGTCGTGACCGACTACGGCCGGAGGCTGCTCTTCGATGAGGCCCAGGTCACCCACGTCGATTTCGCCACGCTCTGCCCCGGCATCACCGACGCCCACGCCGCCCAGCGGCTGGTCATCCACCCCAACAAGGACGTCGGCGCGGTCATCGCTTCCGGCTCGTTCCTGCACGACGGGATGGTGGTCATGCCGTGCAGTTCGTCGAGCCTTGGGGCGATCGCCACCGGCTCGGGGAACAACCTCCTCTGCCGCGCGGCGATGGTAACGCTCAAGGAACGCCGGCCCCTGATCCTCTGCCACCGCGAGACGCCGCTGAGCCTGATCGACATCGACAGCATGCGGCAGGTCACCCTCGCGGGCGGGATCGTCTGCCCCACCAACCCCGGGCTATACCTCAACCCCACGTCGATCAACGAGATAGTGGACTTCATGGTCGGCAAGGTTCTCGACCTGCTCAAGGTGGAGCACTCGCTGAGCACTCGCTGGAGCGAGGCCACCAGGCCAAGCGGTGAGCCGCGGCATGTCAGGTGA